The following DNA comes from Micromonospora chokoriensis.
GTGGGGTTGTACTCGGAGATCTCCGCGCAGCCCGCCTCCAACTCGGCCCAGCTGCGCTGCTGCTGCGTCATCACCGGGAAGTTCTTCAGCCAGCCGCGCATGTCGCCGGCCTCGCTGGTGATGCCGAGCAACTCGTCGTGCACCGCCTGGTCGGCGCCGTAGAGATCAAGCAGGTCGCCGACGTCCTGCGGGTCCGGTCGGCTGCGGCCATTCTCCAGTCGCGACAATTTGGACGCGGAGGCCCAACCGATACGCTCGATTACCTGGTCACCGGTCAGGCCCGCAGCTTCCCGCAGGCGACGCAACTCGACGCCCAACCGGCGACGACGCAGGATCGGGCTGGGTGCGGCAGGAGGCACAGTGTCCTCTTTCCCGTCGACCGCCGCAGACGCGACGGTAACTGTATGAAATTCGCCCCCCACGGTCAGTATGGACGGCGCGGCCGACGTCGGAGGTTCCCGGCGGGGGCGTGTCTTACGAAAATCGGACCACGGGAATGCCAGATGACGACGGACCCGCGGTCGCGGCCCGTCGACCTCGCCCACAGTGGGCACGCCATCCCGCCGGAGGGACCCCATGCGCACCGTCCTGCGCCGCCCCGACTTCCGTCTGCTCTTCGGCGGCCTGCTGGCCAGCATGACCGCCGAGTCGATCCTGCTGCTCGCGCTCGCCATCTGGGTCAAGGATCTGACCGGTTCGAACGGGCTGGCCGGCGCGACCATCTTCGCCGTCATCGCGCCGATGATGCTGGCGCCGCTGATCGGCTGGTTCGTCGACAGGTACCCGCGCCGGCCGTTCTTCGTGGCCGCGAACGTGGTCACCGCCGCCCTGCTCACCCCCCTGTTCACCGTCCGGGACGCGGGGGACGTCTGGGTCGTCTACCTGGTGGCTGCCCTGTACGGACTGTCGTCCATCACGCTCGGTGCGGCGCTCAGCGGACTCATCCGGGAGTTGGTGCCGGTCGAGCTGCTGGCCGAGGCGAACGGCCTGTTGCAGACCGTACGCCAGGGGATGCGGTTGATCGGCCCACTGGCCGGCGCGGCGCTCTACGCGGCGCTCGGCGGGTGGGCGTTGGCCGGGATCGGGGTCGTCGGATTTCTGACCGCCGCGGTGGTGGTCACCGCCCTGCCCGCTCCCCGGCAGGTGCCGCCGACCGTGCGGCTGCGCTGGCCGGCCGAGATGGGCGCCGGTCTGCGGCACCTGGCCGGCGAGCCGGCCCTGCGTCGGGCCCTGCTCGGGTATGGGCTGGGCTCACTGGTGATGGGCTTCAGCGAGTCGCTCATCTTCGCCTACGTCGACCAGGGGCTGAACCGGGACGCCGCGTTCGTCGGCGTGCTGGTCACCGTGCAGGGCGTGGGCGGGCTGCTCGGCGGGCTCTGCTCACCGGCGCTGATCCGTAGGCTCGGCGAGGTCGGCACACTGGCCGCCGGGGTCGCCTTCTTCTCCCCGGCCGCGCTGGCGCTCGCGTACCCCGACATCCGGCTCGGCTTCGCGGCCGTGCTGCTGGCCGGCGTCTCGATCCCGCTGACGATGGTCGGCCTGCACACGCTGATCCAGCGTCGGACCCCGCCCACGCTCGTCGGTCGGGTCGCCGCGGCCACCCAGGCGGTGGTCAGCGGGCCACAGGCGTTCTCCATCGGGGCGGGCGCCCTGCTGGTCGGGTTCCTTGACTACCGGGTGCTGTTCGCGCTGGTCGGGCTGGCCACCCTGGTCGCCGGCACCTACCTCTGGCGGGGCCGGCACCTGAGCACCCCGGCCGGCGCCCGCCGGCCGAAGCCGACCCGTCCGGTGCTCCCGACGCCCCGCCGACCGGCCGAGGACGCCGCCGGTCGGTCCGGCGCCCACCGGCCCTCGCCACGCTGAACCGTCCGGACACCCGACGAGCGGCCGCCCCGGGTTGGGGGCGACCGCTCGTCGACGTGGCGTGACCGGTCAGGCGGAGAGGGACTCGAGGTGCTGCTTGACCTGGTTGATCGAGGGATTCGTCAGGGCGCTGCCGTCGTCGAAGCGCAGGGTCGGCACCGTCTGGTTGCCGCCGTTGACGCTCATCACGAACTCCGCGGCCTTCGGGTCCTGCTCGATGTCGACCACCTCGTAACCGATGCCCTCCCGGTCGAGCTGCGACTTCAGCCGGTGGCAGTAGCCGCACCAGGGGGTGGAATACATCGTCAACATCGTCGGATCCTCCAACTCCTCCAGCCGCGGCTTGCCGATCAAGCCGAGGCTGTTCGCTGCAACGCTGCGGGTAGCTGAGATGATTCCTGGTTGTGGTGGTTCACTCAGCGTCGGAACAGGTGCTCGCCGGGCTGGACCCGGAGCAACGCTCCGCCGTGACCGCTCCCGCCGGCCCGGTCTGCATCCTGGCCGGCGCGGGCACCGGCAAGACCCGGGCGATCACCTCCCGGATCGCCCACCGGGCGCTCAGCGGGCAGATATCCCCCCGGCATGTCCTCGCGGTCACCTTCACCGCCCGCGCCGCCGCCGAGATGCGACACCGACTCACTCTGCTCGGGGCGCAGGGTGTCCAGGCGCGGACGTTCCACGCGGCCGCGTTGCGGCAGGTGCGGTACTTCGCGCCCCGACTACTGGCCGGTCGCGCCATGCCCGAGCTGCTGGACAGCAAGGTGCGGCTCGTCACCCTCGCCGCGGCCCGGGTCGGCCTGCGGGCCGACCGTGCCGCCGCCCGCGACCTGGCCGGCGAGATCGAGTGGGCGAAGTCGTCGCTGGTCGAGCCGGCGGACTACGTGGTGTCCGCCGCCCGGGCGTTGCGCGACACCCCGCACGAGCCGGCGAAGGTGGCCGACGTGTTCACCGCGTACGAGCAGCTCAAGCGGTCGAACGGGGTGATCGACTTCGAGGACATGCTGCGGGCCGCGGTGTGGGGCATCGAGGAGCACCCGGACGTCGGCGAGCAGGTCCGTGGCCAGTACCGGCACTTCGTCGTCGACGAGTACCAGGACGTCAACCCACTCCAGCAGCGGCTGCTCGACGCCTGGCTCGGCGGCCGCGACGACCTGACGGTGGTCGGCGACGCCAGCCAGACGATCTACTCGTTCACCGGGGCGACCTCGGCGTACCTGGTCGACTTCCCGCGCCGGCACCGCAACGCCACAGTGGTCCGGCTGGTCCGCGACTACCGCTCCACCCCGCAGGTGGTCGGGCTGGCCAACGCGGTGATCTCCCAGGCGCGGGGCACCGAGGCGCGGCTGCGCCTGGAGTTGAGCGGGCAGCGCCCACCCGGCCCCGAACCGGACCTGCGGATCTTCACCGACGAGCCGGCCGAGGCCAACGCCGTGGCCGCCCGCTGCCGGGCGCTGATCGACGCGGGCACCCCGGCGAAGGAGATCGCCGTGCTGTTCCGGGTCAACGCGCAGTCCGAGGCGTACGAGAAGGCGCTCACCGAGGCCTCGGTGCCGTATGTCGTACAGGGCGCGGAGCGGTTCTTCGAGCGGGCCGAGGTGCGCCAGGCGATGGTCGCGTTGCGCGCCGCCACCCGTTCCATCCCCGGCGAGACGCCGCTGCCGGCCGCCGTCGTCGAGGCGCTCACCGCGGTCGGCTGGTCCCCGGACGCGCCCCCGGCCGGCGGCGCCGCCCGCGAACGCTGGGAGGCGCTGTCCGCGCTGGTCCAGCTCTCCGAGGAGTACGCGGCCACCCCCGAGGTGGTGCCGATCGGCGAGGCCGCGTCGGTGGAACGCCCCGTCACCCTCTTCGACTTCACCGAGGAGCTGGCCCGCCGCGCGGCCCAGCAGCACGTGCCGACCGTGGACGGGGTGACCCTCGCGTCGCTGCACTCGGCCAAGGGGCTGGAATGGGACGCCGTGTTCCTGATCGGTCTCGCCGAGGGCACCCTGCCCACCACGTACGCCAAGACCGTCGAGCAGGTCGAGGAGGAGCGCCGGCTGCTCTACGTCGGGATCACCCGCGCGCGGGAGTGGCTCTGGCTGTCGTACGCCGCGGCACGCTCGCCGGGCGGACGGGCCCGGCGGCCGTCGCGGTTCCTGCCCCAGTTGGACCGCTCCGGCGGCACCGAGCGGGCGGCGGGCGGCACCGGTCCGGCCCGCCGCGCCGAACGGCGGCGGACCCAGATCGTCTCCTGCCGGATCTGTGGCGCCACCCTGCTCGCCGGCCCGGACCGCAAGCTGGGTCGGTGCCCCACCTGCCCGTCCGACATCGACGACGAGCTGCACGAACGGCTGCGCGAGTGGCGGCAGCGGGTGGCCGCGGCGCAGAAGGTACCCGCGTACGTGGTCTTCACCGACGCGACGCTGATCGCGCTGGCCGAGCGGCGGCCCGGGCGGTCCGAGGAGCTGATCGCCATCGCCGGCATCGGCCCCCGCAAGCTGGGCCTTTACGGAGATTCGGTGCTGGCGCTGGTGGGAGGCGCGGGGGTGGACGACGTCTGCCCGGAGAAAACTTTCGAAATCTCGTCGTAAATTCGTTTGCCCTCGCCCCGGCGCGAGGAATAGCCTCAGGACACACCACGCGAGCGGCGCCATTCCGGCTGCTCACGGGGGTTGGTTCAGTCGAGTCGAGGAACGTGAGGGAGGTGGCACCCGTGAAGATCTTCACCTATGAGCGTCTGTCGGCGATGCCGTCTGTCCACGCTCCGCTGTCGGCTGTCCGGGTGGCCCTCACGGCCACCGCACGACCGTCGGTTCCGCAGGTGCACCAGGTTCAGGCCGAGCTGACCCTGACCGTCGCGCCCGTCGGAATCGAGGGGACCAGTGGCTTCACGGGCAATGGCATCCAGGTCGCCAAGAAGCGCATGGATGTCCGCGGCGTTCCACCTCGAGGTAAACCGGTCTGACCATCAGACACCGGCTCACCTCGAGGCCGCGGAACCCGTAACCGGGATCCGCGGCCTCAATTTTTTGCCCGCCGTAGCACGTCGGAATGCGATCCACGAGATCGAAGTGAGAGAGAGGTGACCGGGAGATGAGTCTGGCGTTGGCCCCCCTCGACATGAGCGTCGAGCTGGAGGCGAACCTGCCCTGCCGGAAGTTCGACCCCGACCTGTGGTTCTCCGACTCGCCCACCGAACTCGAGCTGGCCAAGTCGCTCTGCGGGGACTGCCCGCTGCGCGTCGAGTGCCTGGCTGGAGCCGTTGAGCGAGCGGAGCCCTGGGGCGTCTGGGGCGGCGAGATCTTCGAGCGTGGCGCGGTCGTCCCGCGCAAGCGGCCCCGTGGCCGTCCGCGTAAGGAGGACGTCGCCCGTGACGCCGAGCTTCGGGTCGAGGCCGAGGCGCGACTGGCGGCCAGTGGGCTGTCCGACGTGCGTAGCGCGGTCCGGTTGGCAGCCTGACATGTTCCCGATCCGTACCAACGACGCCGGTGTCACACCGGCAGTGAGAGAGAAGACGATGTTCAACGTCCCGAGTGGAGCCTTCGAGATGCAACTACTCAACGAAGCGTTGTCCCGGGCTCGAATGCGCCGGCCTCAGGCCGGTCGTACCACCACGAGCACTGAGGCAACCCGATCCGCCCGTACCGTCGCCATGAACAGCCGCAACCAGACGGCACGCGACCTGGGCGTTCTCTAGTACCACTCCACGCAGAAGGGCGGGTGCCGACCGGCACCCGCCCTTCGTCACGTCGTCAGGCGACCGGCGCGAAGCCGGGCAGCCAGCGTTCCAGGATGCTGCGGTACGGGGCCTTCGCCTCCAACTGGCACAGCACACCGATCGACCCGAGCGTCACCCGGTGGATCAGCAGGTACGACGGGGGCAGGTTGAGCTGCCTGCTGAGCTGGTACGTGGGGGAGCGAGGGCTGGCCAGCCGGCCCGCTTCGGCCCGCAGCCAGGCCCGGGTGAAGCGGAACCCGTCCGCCGCGATGGGCTCCAGCATCGGACGGATGAAGTCGAGGACGCCCTCGGCGTCGATCTCCTCGGCGGAGCCGATGAAGCCCTCCGAACGAAGCCCCGCCACCACCTCGTCGGCGTCCCCGCGCAGGGCCGTCGCGGCGATGCGGCCGATCGGCTCCGGTGTGCCCTCCGGCATCCGGGCCACCGCACCGAAGTCGATCACCCCGAGTCGGCCGTCGGGCAGCAGCCGGAAGTTGCCCGGGTGCGGGTCGGCGTGCAGCAGCCCGGCCCGCTGCGGCGCGGAGAGGTGCAGGGTGGCCATCAACCGGCCCGCCTCGTCCCGCTCCTCCTCGGTGCCCTCCCGGATGATGTCGGCCAGCGGGGTGCCCGTCACCCATTCGGTGACCAGCACCCGGGGGGCGGAGTTGACCACCTCCGGGATGTAGATCTCCGGGTCGTCGGCGTACGCGGCGGCGAAGGCGCGCTGCGACTCGGCCTCCAACTCGTAGTCCAACTCCTCGGTGATCCGCTCGCGCAGCTCGGTGAGGAGCGGCTTGACGTCCAGGCCGGGCTGGATGGCCCGGAACATCCCGCCGAGTCGGGAGAGCTGCTTGAGGTCGGCGAGCAGGGCGTCGCCGGCACCCGGATATTGGATCTTGACGGCGACGTCGCGGCTGTTCGGCGCACCGGTCTCGTCGAAGCCCGGCTCTCGCCACCGCGCCCGGTGCACCTGGCCGATGCTGGCGGCGGCGGCGGGAGTGTCGTTGAACTCGACGAACAGGTCCCGCCAGTCGGGGCCGAGCTGCTCGGCGAGCACCTTGTGCACGCTGGCCGCCGGCAGCGGTGGCGCCGCCTCCTGGAGCTTCGTGAGCGCCTGGCGGTAGGGCGCGGCGATCTCCTCCGGCAGCGCCGCCTCGAAGACCGACAGCGCCTGACCGAACTTCATCGCCCCGCCCTTGAGCTGGCCCAACACGCTGAACAGCTGCTCGGCGGTGCGTTGCTGGATCTCTGCGGAGATCACGTCGGAGGCGAGCCCGGTGACGCGCTTTCCCATGCCGAGGACCGTCCGGCCGGCGAAGCCGAGCGGTAGGGCGGCGAGCTTGGCGGTGCGGGACACGGCGCGGCGCGGGATGTCGGTCACACGGTCATTGTTACCGACCGGAGGGCTCCGCTGCTGGTCTGCGGCCGGGCTGGTGCGGACACCCGGCCCCGCGAGCACTCACAGGCCGGATGTGGCGGCCACCCTCGGCGACGGAAACCGCCCGCGCCGGTGATCTCCAGGGCGCCACCCAGCGTCTCGGGCTCACCGCCGTCGAGCTGCGTCAGCGCCTCGGCCAGCGCGTACCCGACGGCGGTGAACACCGTGCTGGTCGCGCCGGCGGCGACCGGATCGGTGGCGGCGAGCTGGGCGGCGAGCCGCGGCCAGTCCGGGTCGCGGTCGGCCCGGTGCAGCTCGACGCAGTGCAGGCAGGGCCCGGCGGGTGGGCGGACCAGCGGCCCGATGACCGGTACGCCCTCGCGGAGGGTGACCAGCAGGTGTGGCTGCCGCCGCTGGGCGTGGCCGGCGGCGAGCAGCCCGGGTGGCCGGTCCGTGCCGAGGTGGACAACCAGGTCCACCCGACCGCCCCGGACCGGACGGGTGCCGGTGCCCGGCGCGACGCGGCCGACAGCGTCGCGTACGGCAGGTGTCAGCGGGTGGCCCAGCTCGCCGGCGGGGATGCCGGTGCCGACCAGGTCGACGGGGCGTACCGGGCCGGTGAGCTGGGGGATGACCTGTCCGACGCCGGCCTGGGCCAGCGCCACCGCCAACGGCGCACCGAGCGCCCCGGCACCGGTGAGCGTGACCCGGGCGGCCCGCCGCCGCCGCAGGACCTGTGCGGGGGTGCCCGGCAGTCGGGCAGCGGTCAGGGCCAGGGCTCCGGCCTCCGCCGTCAGCCGGGCACGAACCGGGCCGGCGAGGTCACGGGGGAGCAGGCTGTGCGCGGGCACCAGCAGGCCGGCCGTCCGCAGGGCGTCGAGCAGCGTACGCGCCTCGTGGGCGGTGACCTGGACGGTGGCTGCCTGCGCCAGCACGGTGCGCTCGCTGCGGGTGCCGTCGATCAGGTCGAGCAGGTGGGCGGCTCGGGGGTTGGCCAGCTCCAGCAGCACGGCAAGCCCCGGCCCGACGCCGAGTTGGAGGGTGTGCCGGTCCCGCCAGAGCCGGTTGAGGCCGGGCAGCAGTGTGGGGCGGGGCAGTGGGATGCGACTCATGGTCGCTGATCGTGACCGTACCTTCGCGTTCGGTCGATCGTTGTCCACAGGTGCCCGGCCCTCTGTCCAGGGTTATCCACAGGCTTCGGCGGGTTTTCCACAGCCCGCCGGGACGCCTGTCAGTCACCCGACATCCCAACGCACCCCCGGACGGCGACGGGGCGGGGTGGCCGTCGGCCACCCCGCCCCCGTCAGCGGTACGGGTCAGACCTTGGCCTTGCCCAGGATGCGGTTCACTGTTGTCCCGCACACCGGACACTTGCCCTTGGCCATGTTCATTCCGGTCTTCGAGACCTCGACGTGTCCCTCGAAGTCCCGCTTCTCCTTGCACTTCACGCAGTAACCGTTGTAGGTCGTCTGGGCCTGGTCGGCCACGGTGCCCTCCTCGTCTCGTCCGCCGGTCGATGCCGTCCCGGCGGGGGTGCCCGGCGGCGGGCCACACGGGGCGCCGGCGCTGGGTTTCACTCCGCGGCCACCTTCGTGACCGCTGGTCCGCGGACCCTACCCAGGTCTGGGCAGTTCCATGTCAGCTGTGCATCGACACTGTGAGCAAGTCGACGTCGAGAGTGTGCACGGCGAAATAGGTCGGATAAGTCAGTTTGGCGGGGACACGCCGACCAAACCCTCACAGCCACCCGTGCGGGTGCCCCCCGAGGCCGCATCCAGGACGGTGATCACCTACGGTGAGAAGGCGTCGCGTAAGGCCGCCATCGGCGTTCACGAAGGGTGACGAGATGGCTCGACGACGTCGCTGTCAAGAAATTTTCCGGACTCCTGGCGACCAATCACCACTTTCTGGGCGCGTGTCGCACGGTTGACTCTTGCGGACCCCTGGTCAGTACGCATTAGCTTTCCTTCGTGACACGTAGCCGAGGCTGCGCGGGCCAGTGATGGCGGGGACGCGCAAGCCGGTCGTCGAAGTGCGGCGCAGCCAGCGCCGACGACGTACGGTGTCCGCGTACCGTGACGGTGAGCGGGTGGTCGTCCTCATCCCGGACCAGTTCTCCCGCGCCGAGGAGAGCGAGTGGGTCGACCGGATGCTCGCCCGGCTCGCCGCCCGGGAGGGACGCCTCGCCCGCTCCGACACCGAGCTGCTGGCCCGGGCCACCCGGCTGATCGACCTCCACCTCGCCGAGTACGCCTCGAAGGCCGTGCCGGCCAGCGTCCGCTGGGTGACCAACCAGAACGGCCGATGGGGGTCCTGCACTCCCGCCGACCGCAGCATCCGGATCTCGCACCGGGTCCAGGAGATGCCCGACTGGGTGATCGACTACGTGCTGCTGCACGAGTTGGCGCACCTCATCGTGCCCAGCCACAATGCCCGCTTCTGGGCCCTGGTCGGCCGCTACCCCAGGGCGGAGCGCGCGCGGGGCTACCTCGAAGGTGTGGCGGCCGCCTCCTGTGCTCCGGTCTCCACCTGATCTGGCCCTCGCCGAACCCTCGGGGCTCCCCGTCGACCTGAGCGCCTCGATCCACTCGTGTTCCTGAATACCGCGCTGTCGACGGCTCTCGGACACCGCGACGTCAATGACGTCGAGTCGATCATGCGGGCCTGTGGTGTCAGGGCGCTCCTGGCCGGGTCGATGGTCTGGGCCGATGGTCTGTGCCGATGGTCTGTGCCGATGGTGTGGGCCGATGGTCTCGGCCGATGGTCTGGGCCGATGGTCAGGCGGGTTGGGGCGGGTTCTGCCAGGTGGGCCGGACCGGATGGGGTGACACTGCGGGGCGGGGCGCTAGGGTCGGTGGGTGGCACGACGGGTGGTAGTGGCGTTGCTCGGGCCGGTCCAGTGGTCGCCGCCGGGCGTCGACCCGGCGGAGTGGCGGGCAGCGCTCGCGGAAGACGTCATCGACCTGCTCGCCACGCTCAACGAGGTGGAGATCGCGGTCGCGGTCACCCCGGCCGACCGGGCCCTGGCCGACGCGGTGGTCTGGCCCGGCACCGCTGTGTACGAGGTGGCCGAGCCGACGCCGAACGCGGTGTTCGCCGCACTGGAGGGCTACGACCAGGCGGCGGTGCTGGTCGGCGACGTGCCGGACCTGCCCGCGCTGACCGTCGGCAAGCTGCTGCGCCCGCTCACCACCCGACCCGTTGCGGTGGCCCCGGTCGACGGCGGTGGCGCGGGTCTGCTCGGTGTGGCGGTACGGCTGCCCGTGCCGGGCTGGGTGCCCCCACTGGACCTGGACACGGCGACGCCGGCGGAGGTGCGGTCCGGTGCCCCCCGACCCGGGGACGTCGCCGTCACCACCGGTTGGCGACGGCTGCGCGGCCCGGCCGACCTGGCCACGCTGGACCCGGCCTTCGAAGGGTGGGAGGCGACCCGCGCCCTGCTCTCCGGCACGGGCCGCCCCGCCTGACACCAACCAACCAGCCGGCCCTGGCCAGCCAGTCCTCGGCCAGCAGGCTCTCGGCCAGCTTGGACGAGTGGGTCCGCACCCAGGACGAGGCTGGCCCGCCGGCTCGACGTGCGGTGAGCGGTATACCGGTCATTCCCCGTCCGTCCCGACGGAGGTCGATGACAACCCCGCCGGCCCTGGTTGTGTTGTTCAGACGTCGAAGGCGACGTGTGCACCGGGCGCCCGCGACACACGCGGACGCCCGGGTTCGACGCTCAGGCGTCAGGGCCCAGGCTCACGCCTTGGTGTCGCCGTCGCCGTCGGTCTCGTCGGGCTTGCCGGGGGCCTTCTCCTCGACCCCACCGGGTGCGGTGAAGTCGAAGCTGTCCAGCTCGCTCAGATCCATGTCGTTCATGGCGAAGGCGACCGGATCGGCGAAGTCGTCGTCCGAGGGGAGCAGGTCCGGGTGCCCCCAGACGGCGTCGCGACCCTCGATGCCGCGGTGCTGGGTGAGCGCGGCCCAGAGCGCGGCGGCCTCGCGGAGCCGGCGCGGGCGCAACTCCAGGCCGACGAGCGCCGCGAAGGTCTGCTCGGCGGGCCCGCCGGCGGCCCGGCGACGGCGGAAGGCCTCGCCCAGCCGGACGACGTTGGGCAGCCGGTCGCTGGCGGCGCTGTCGACGACGTGGCACACCCAGCCCTCGACCAGGGCGAGCGCGGTCTCCAGTCGGGCCAGCGAGGCCTTCTGGGCGGGGCTGTCCTCCGGAGTGAAGATGCCCTCCAGGGCGATCGCCTGCATCGACTCCGGGTCGGTCGGGTCGACCCGGCCCATCGCCTCCTCGATCGCCTCCCGGTTGACCCGGATGCCCGAGGCGTACATCTCGACAGCGCTGAGCACGTGCCCGCGCAGCCACGGGACGTGCTGGAAGAGCCGCTGGTGGGCGGCCTCACGCAACGCCACGTAGAGGCGGACCTCGTCCTCGGGAAGCTCCAGGCCCTCGCCGTACGCCCGGATGTTGGCCGGGATCAGCGCGGCCGTGCCGGCCGGGCCGAGCGGCAGCCCGATGTCGCCGGCGGAGAGAACCTCCGCGGCGAGCGAACCGAGGGCCTGGCCGAGCTGGCCGCCGAAGAGCGCGCCACCGAGGGTGGCCACCATCGACTGCATCGGGCCGAGCTGGGCACGGGCCTCGGGCGGCACCAGGTCGCCCATCGCGCCGACCATCCGGCTGGCGACCGGGTCGCAGAGCTTGCGCCACACGTCCAGCGTCTTGAAGATCCACTCGTTGCGGTTCCAGGCGACCGGCGACTGGATGCCCGAC
Coding sequences within:
- a CDS encoding TOMM precursor leader peptide-binding protein; translated protein: MSRIPLPRPTLLPGLNRLWRDRHTLQLGVGPGLAVLLELANPRAAHLLDLIDGTRSERTVLAQAATVQVTAHEARTLLDALRTAGLLVPAHSLLPRDLAGPVRARLTAEAGALALTAARLPGTPAQVLRRRRAARVTLTGAGALGAPLAVALAQAGVGQVIPQLTGPVRPVDLVGTGIPAGELGHPLTPAVRDAVGRVAPGTGTRPVRGGRVDLVVHLGTDRPPGLLAAGHAQRRQPHLLVTLREGVPVIGPLVRPPAGPCLHCVELHRADRDPDWPRLAAQLAATDPVAAGATSTVFTAVGYALAEALTQLDGGEPETLGGALEITGAGGFRRRGWPPHPACECSRGRVSAPARPQTSSGALRSVTMTV
- a CDS encoding ATP-dependent DNA helicase UvrD2 — its product is MVVHSASEQVLAGLDPEQRSAVTAPAGPVCILAGAGTGKTRAITSRIAHRALSGQISPRHVLAVTFTARAAAEMRHRLTLLGAQGVQARTFHAAALRQVRYFAPRLLAGRAMPELLDSKVRLVTLAAARVGLRADRAAARDLAGEIEWAKSSLVEPADYVVSAARALRDTPHEPAKVADVFTAYEQLKRSNGVIDFEDMLRAAVWGIEEHPDVGEQVRGQYRHFVVDEYQDVNPLQQRLLDAWLGGRDDLTVVGDASQTIYSFTGATSAYLVDFPRRHRNATVVRLVRDYRSTPQVVGLANAVISQARGTEARLRLELSGQRPPGPEPDLRIFTDEPAEANAVAARCRALIDAGTPAKEIAVLFRVNAQSEAYEKALTEASVPYVVQGAERFFERAEVRQAMVALRAATRSIPGETPLPAAVVEALTAVGWSPDAPPAGGAARERWEALSALVQLSEEYAATPEVVPIGEAASVERPVTLFDFTEELARRAAQQHVPTVDGVTLASLHSAKGLEWDAVFLIGLAEGTLPTTYAKTVEQVEEERRLLYVGITRAREWLWLSYAAARSPGGRARRPSRFLPQLDRSGGTERAAGGTGPARRAERRRTQIVSCRICGATLLAGPDRKLGRCPTCPSDIDDELHERLREWRQRVAAAQKVPAYVVFTDATLIALAERRPGRSEELIAIAGIGPRKLGLYGDSVLALVGGAGVDDVCPEKTFEISS
- a CDS encoding mycoredoxin; amino-acid sequence: MLTMYSTPWCGYCHRLKSQLDREGIGYEVVDIEQDPKAAEFVMSVNGGNQTVPTLRFDDGSALTNPSINQVKQHLESLSA
- a CDS encoding DUF5679 domain-containing protein, which translates into the protein MADQAQTTYNGYCVKCKEKRDFEGHVEVSKTGMNMAKGKCPVCGTTVNRILGKAKV
- a CDS encoding zinc-dependent metalloprotease, which codes for MQQFMSQMQHLLSSPGSGPVNWDLARQVAASQLAAAGDPAVSPYERNAVEEALRLADLWLEPASAWPSGIQSPVAWNRNEWIFKTLDVWRKLCDPVASRMVGAMGDLVPPEARAQLGPMQSMVATLGGALFGGQLGQALGSLAAEVLSAGDIGLPLGPAGTAALIPANIRAYGEGLELPEDEVRLYVALREAAHQRLFQHVPWLRGHVLSAVEMYASGIRVNREAIEEAMGRVDPTDPESMQAIALEGIFTPEDSPAQKASLARLETALALVEGWVCHVVDSAASDRLPNVVRLGEAFRRRRAAGGPAEQTFAALVGLELRPRRLREAAALWAALTQHRGIEGRDAVWGHPDLLPSDDDFADPVAFAMNDMDLSELDSFDFTAPGGVEEKAPGKPDETDGDGDTKA
- a CDS encoding M48 metallopeptidase family protein, translated to MAGTRKPVVEVRRSQRRRRTVSAYRDGERVVVLIPDQFSRAEESEWVDRMLARLAAREGRLARSDTELLARATRLIDLHLAEYASKAVPASVRWVTNQNGRWGSCTPADRSIRISHRVQEMPDWVIDYVLLHELAHLIVPSHNARFWALVGRYPRAERARGYLEGVAAASCAPVST
- a CDS encoding MFS transporter; the protein is MRTVLRRPDFRLLFGGLLASMTAESILLLALAIWVKDLTGSNGLAGATIFAVIAPMMLAPLIGWFVDRYPRRPFFVAANVVTAALLTPLFTVRDAGDVWVVYLVAALYGLSSITLGAALSGLIRELVPVELLAEANGLLQTVRQGMRLIGPLAGAALYAALGGWALAGIGVVGFLTAAVVVTALPAPRQVPPTVRLRWPAEMGAGLRHLAGEPALRRALLGYGLGSLVMGFSESLIFAYVDQGLNRDAAFVGVLVTVQGVGGLLGGLCSPALIRRLGEVGTLAAGVAFFSPAALALAYPDIRLGFAAVLLAGVSIPLTMVGLHTLIQRRTPPTLVGRVAAATQAVVSGPQAFSIGAGALLVGFLDYRVLFALVGLATLVAGTYLWRGRHLSTPAGARRPKPTRPVLPTPRRPAEDAAGRSGAHRPSPR
- a CDS encoding ABC1 kinase family protein, translated to MTDIPRRAVSRTAKLAALPLGFAGRTVLGMGKRVTGLASDVISAEIQQRTAEQLFSVLGQLKGGAMKFGQALSVFEAALPEEIAAPYRQALTKLQEAAPPLPAASVHKVLAEQLGPDWRDLFVEFNDTPAAAASIGQVHRARWREPGFDETGAPNSRDVAVKIQYPGAGDALLADLKQLSRLGGMFRAIQPGLDVKPLLTELRERITEELDYELEAESQRAFAAAYADDPEIYIPEVVNSAPRVLVTEWVTGTPLADIIREGTEEERDEAGRLMATLHLSAPQRAGLLHADPHPGNFRLLPDGRLGVIDFGAVARMPEGTPEPIGRIAATALRGDADEVVAGLRSEGFIGSAEEIDAEGVLDFIRPMLEPIAADGFRFTRAWLRAEAGRLASPRSPTYQLSRQLNLPPSYLLIHRVTLGSIGVLCQLEAKAPYRSILERWLPGFAPVA
- a CDS encoding WhiB family transcriptional regulator, which encodes MSLALAPLDMSVELEANLPCRKFDPDLWFSDSPTELELAKSLCGDCPLRVECLAGAVERAEPWGVWGGEIFERGAVVPRKRPRGRPRKEDVARDAELRVEAEARLAASGLSDVRSAVRLAA